The following proteins are encoded in a genomic region of Arachis stenosperma cultivar V10309 chromosome 4, arast.V10309.gnm1.PFL2, whole genome shotgun sequence:
- the LOC130973281 gene encoding protein NRT1/ PTR FAMILY 7.3-like has protein sequence MEKKMKKEVSEVCTMDGAVDMHGHPAVRDRTGNWVAGILILVNQGLATLAFFGVGVNLVLFLTRVMGQDNADAANNVSKWTGTVYLFSLLGAFLSDSYLGRYATCALFQLIFLIGLVALSLSSYIFLLKPKGCGDAKFHCGSHSSYHNAIFYVSIYLIALGNGGYQPNIATFGADQFDEGDPNEGHSKIAFFSYFYLALNLGSLFSNTILDYFEDNGLWTVGFWASAGSSAMALVLFICGTPRYRYFKPSGNPLPRFCQVFVAAMRKWKVKVLEPEEELFEGEEFSTNYGRKLLHTQGFSFLDKAAYMTTKDVKKMEENKCNPWHVSTVTQVEEVKCILRLLPIWLCTILYSVVFTQMASLFVEQGDAMDTRISSFRIPPASMSSFDILSVAAFIFFYRRVLDPFVARKTNSRGLTELQRMGIGLIVAIMAMISAGLVEHFRLKYASKGCNNNCDEGSGSGSSSLSIFWQVPQYVLIGASEVFMYVGQLEFFNGQAPDALKSFGSALCMTSISLGNYVSSLLVAIVMKISAKDQDMPGWIPGNLNKGHLDRFYFLLAVLTSADFLIYIAWARWYKYIKFQGNNDDEEEEEDINKVKDFDLKV, from the exons AtggagaagaagatgaagaaggaAGTGAGTGAGGTATGCACCATGGATGGAGCTGTAGACATGCATGGTCATCCAGCAGTTAGAGATAGAACTGGAAATTGGGTTGCAGGAATTTTGATTTTAG tgAACCAAGGGCTTGCAACATTGGCATTCTTTGGAGTGGGTGTGAATCTGGTACTGTTTCTAACAAGAGTTATGGGCCAAGATAATGCTGATGCTGCCAACAATGTTAGCAAATGGACTGGGACTGTttacctcttctctcttcttGGTGCCTTCCTAAGTGACTCTTACTTAGGAAGGTATGCTACTTGTGCTCTCTTCCAACTTATCTTTCTTATT GGTTTGGTGGCATTATCATTGTCCTCATACATATTCCTATTGAAGCCTAAGGGATGTGGTGATGCAAAGTTTCATTGTGGATCACATTCTTCATATCACAATGCAATATTCTATGTTTCAATTTACCTAATAGCCTTAGGAAATGGAGGGTACCAACCCAACATAGCTACATTTGGAGCTGACCAATTTGATGAAGGTGATCCTAATGAAGGGCACTCAAAGATAGCATTTTTCAGCTATTTCTATTTGGCATTGAACCTTGGCTCACTATTCTCAAACACCATCTTGGACTATTTTGAGGATAATGGGCTTTGGACTGTTGGGTTTTGGGCCTCTGCTGGTTCTTCTGCTATGGCATTGGTTTTGTTCATTTGTGGCACACCAAGGTATAGGTACTTCAAGCCGAGTGGGAACCCTCTACCTAGATTTTGCCAAGTTTTTGTAGCTGCTATGAGGAAGTGGAAAGTCAAGGTGCTAGAACCTGAGGAGGAACTTTTTGAGGGTGAAGAATTTTCAACCAATTATGGCAGGAAATTACTACACACACAAGGATTTAG TTTCTTGGATAAAGCAGCATACATGACAACCAAGGAtgtaaaaaaaatggaagaaaacAAATGCAATCCATGGCATGTATCAACTGTGACACAAGTTGAGGAAGTGAAATGCATACTAAGGTTACTCCCAATTTGGCTATGCACAATACTCTACTCAGTTGTATTTACTCAAATGGCATCACTCTTTGTTGAGCAAGGTGATGCAATGGACACTAGAATCTCATCTTTCCGCATTCCTCCAGCAAGCATGTCTAGCTTCGATATCCTCAGTGTTGCAGCATTTATCTTCTTCTACAGGCGAGTCCTCGACCCCTTCGTTGCGCGAAAAACAAACTCCAGAGGACTAACAGAGCTCCAGAGGATGGGAATCGGCCTAATCGTGGCGATCATGGCAATGATTTCAGCAGGGTTGGTTGAACATTTTAGATTGAAGTATGCATCAAAAGGTTGCAACAACAATTGTGATGAAGGATCAGGGTCAGGGTCAAGTTCACTTAGCATATTTTGGCAAGTTCCACAATATGTACTAATAGGTGCATCTGAAGTGTTCATGTATGTTGGTCAATTAGAATTCTTCAATGGACAAGCACCTGATGCATTGAAAAGCTTTGGTAGTGCACTTTGCATGACTTCAATTTCACTTGGAAACTATGTTAGTAGTTTGCTTGTTGCAATTGTCATGAAGATTTCTGCTAAGGATCAAGATATGCCTGGTTGGATCCCTGGAAACCTTAACAAGGGACATTTGGACAGGTTTTATTTCCTCTTAGCTGTATTAACTTCTGCagattttcttatttatattGCTTGGGCAAGGTGGTATAAATATATCAAGTTTCAAGGGAacaatgatgatgaagaagaagaagaagacatcaACAAAGTCAAAGATTTTGATCTCAAAGTgtag
- the LOC130975822 gene encoding uncharacterized protein LOC130975822, with protein sequence MSTRAGAFPGVTASSLRSRFKAKNFEGSSSNQDKADGGAEVNQPPPRKKAIVFKKRKTDSTLSGDVQGKDENVRLDDLSSFWTKQQRLHVFEEEGESSSVWSQKFPFNIVADEVVQTVTDVRRVEEVLGFRLACIGRSQEKKHRKSAGEVSQVSELKEQLLLKETSIVDLKKKLSEVENELKVQKECYEEIAGLLKKKENDLSSLSTQVIEVSAKMKDLENRREGDVLDAFAEGFQRAVNQARFLCPEEDFSAMDPGKVIRDDKLVDDEEEEGGDNN encoded by the exons ATGAGTACTAGAG CTGGTGCTTTTCCAGGGGTGACCGCATCTAGCTTAAGGTCTCGATTTAAAGCAAAAAACTTTGAGGGTTCGTCGTCTAATCAGGATAAGGCTGATGGTGGTGCCGAGGTTAATCAGCCCCCACCGAGGAAGAAGGCAATTGTTTTTAAGAAAAGGAAGACAGATTCAACTTTGTCGGGAGATGTGCAAGGTAAGGATGAAAATGTTCGGCTGGATGATTTATCAAGTTTTTGGACGAAGCAACAGAGGTTACACGTATTTGAAGAGGAAGGCGAGAGCTCGTCTGTGTGGAGCCAAAAGTTTCCATTCAATATTGTTGCTGATGAAGTCGTTCAGACTGTGACGGACGTTAGGAGAGTAGAGGAG GTGTTGGGGTTTCGGCTAGCTTGCATTGGTCGTAGCCAAGAGAAAAAACATAGGAAGTCGGCTGGCGAAGTTTCGCAAGTTTCTGAATTGAAGGAACAACTTTTGTTGAAAGAAACGAGCATAGTTGATTTAAAGAAAAAGCTGTCCGAGGTTGAAAATGAACTAAAAGTCCAAAAAGAGTGTTATGAGGAGATTGCTGGTCTGctaaagaaaaaggaaaatgaTTTGTCGAGTTTGAGTACTCAGGTGATTGAGGTGTCGGCGAAGATGAAAGATCTTGAGAATCGTAGGGAAGGAGATGTGCTGGATGCTTTTGCTGAGGGTTTTCAACGGGCTGTAAATCAGGCGAGGTTTTTGTGTCCCGAAGAAGACTTTTCGGCTATGGATCCCGGTAAAGTGATTCGGGATGATAAGCTTGTTGATGATGAAGAGGAAGAAGGTGGTGACAATAactga
- the LOC130975823 gene encoding uncharacterized protein LOC130975823, with protein MPGIEPSIITHKLALNPAARPISQKKRNLGTEKRQASIAEVQKLILANFIREIRFTTWLANVVMVRKNNGKWRMCVDFTDLNKACPKDAYPLPCIDTLVDNSCGYGTLSFMDAYSGYNQILMHKMDQEKTAFITENGNYCYNVMPFGLKNAGATYQRLMNKIFQQQIGRNIEVYVDDMVAKTKLGDSHIQDLAEIFGQIRRYNMRLNPEKCAFGVQGGKFLGFILTSRGIEANPEKCQAILAMQSPSTVKEVQRLTGRLAALSRFLPCLAPKSSNFFQCLKKNTKHFEWNQDCELAFQKLKEFLSKPPVLQKPTPGEPLYLYLSITDNAISSALVTETDRNQQPVYFVSKSLQNAELRYPRLEKLALALLFSSRRLRPYFQSHTIIVRTGQPLRQVLSKPELAGRLIKWAIELSEFDIQYQPRGSVKSQYLVDFIAELTEPCSDTSSPTWTLFVDGASNPQGAGAGILLENSDGIVLEHSLRFSFKASNNQSEYEALIAGLRLATDLHIDSLRVYCDSLLIVQQVNHTFQTKDPILLKYLDIVHQLLQNFSTIDIIHIPREQNHRADILSKLATTQTNTTTLLQSTLDRPSIDTHNVLNIADKENWQQPYIQYLRSGTIPSYIDNKAKFRRQASYYTLLNDNLYRRGYSRPLLKCLNRADAELVLSETHEGICGIHSGARSLSQKILRAGFYWPTIWEDSKHKVRTCDNCQRHSPTIHLPAEHLHHSTVSWPFEKWGIDILGPFPTAPRQVKYLVVAIDYFSKWIEAQPLAKITSAQMISFIWKNIICRFGIPSNIITDNGRQFIDQSFKAFLQNLKIKQHFSSVEHPQSNGLAEAANKVILQALRKKLDDAKGLWAELVPEVLWAYNTTVHSTTKESPFRLVYGSEAMIPIEVSHGSMRTMAKEHDQARQAELDLIEEIRETAAIRHRALQQQLSRRYGQKVRPRTFNTGDLVLRKTEQTRRPPSHGKLAATWDGPYKIAEVLGRGAYKLEDINGTQLPSTWNVGSLKSYYS; from the coding sequence ATGCCAGGAATAGAACCTTCTATTATAACACACAAATTGGCACTGAATCCAGCAGCTAGGCCGATCTCCCAGAAAAAGAGAAACCTCGGCACCGAAAAGCGACAAGCATCAATTGCCGAGGTACAAAAGCTCATTCTTGCAAACTTCATCAGAGAAATCCGATTTACAACATGGCTCGCTAATGTGGTTATGGTAAGAAAAAACAACGGTAAGTGGCGCATGTGCGTCGATTTCACTGATTTGAATAAAGCATGCCCAAAAGATGCTTACCCTCTCCCTTGTATTGATACACTGGTTGACAACTCTTGTGGCTATGGTACTTTAAgctttatggacgcatactctgGCTACAACCAGATTCTTATGCACAAAATGGACCAGGAAAAAACGGCTTTCATAACTGAAAACGGAAATTATTGCTATAATGTCATGCCTTTTGGtctaaagaatgcaggagccacatatcaGCGGCTAATGAACAAGATTTTCCAGCAGCAAATCGGCCGAAATATAGAagtttatgttgatgatatgGTCGCCAAAACAAAGCTCGGCGACTCTCATATTCAAGACCTAGCTGAAATCTTCGGACAGATCCGGCGATACAACATGAGGCTAAATCCAGAAAAATGCGCCTTTGGAGTGCAGGGAGGAAAATTCCTCGGATTCATCCTCACAAGCCgaggaattgaagcaaatccagaaaAATGTCAAGCAATACTCGCCATGCAAAGCCCATCCACAGTAAAAGAGGTCCAACGGCTAACAGGACGATTAGCCGCTTTATCTAGATTTTTACCATGCTTAGCACCTAAATCGTCAAATTTCTTTCAATGTTTAAAAAAGAATACAAAACATTTTGAATGGAACCAGGACTGTGAGCTGGCCTTCCAGAAATTAAAAGAGTTTCTTTCAAAACCCCCTGTCTTACAAAAGCCTACACCCGGCGAGCCATTATACTTATACTTATCTATCACTGACAATGCTATTAGTTCTGCACTTGTAACAGAAACAGATCGGAACCAACAGCCAGTCTATTTTGTGAGCAAGTCCTTACAAAACGCCGAGCTTCGCTACCCAAGGTTGGAAAAGCTCGCCTTAGCTCTACTGTTCTCATCAAGACGCCTCCGACCATATTTCCAAAGTCACACAATCATCGTCAGAACAGGACAACCTTTGCGGCAGGTTCTTTCAAAACCCGAATTAGCAGGAAGACTAATTAAGTGGGCTATCGAGTTGTCAGAATTTGACATTCAATATCAGCCACGAGGGTCGGTCAAGTCCCAATACCTCGTAGACTTTATCGCCGAGCTTACAGAACCATGCTCAGACACATCAAGTCCGACCTGGACCTTATTTGTAGACGGGGCTTCCAACCCTCAAGGCGCGGGCGCTGGAATACTACTCGAAAATTCGGATGGGATAGTGCTCGAACACTCCCTCAGATTCTCATTCAAGGCCAGCAACAACCAATCCGAATATGAAGCCCTCATCGCAGGGCTCAGGTTAGCAACCGATCTACATATTGATAGTTTAAGAGTTTACTGTGATTCATTATTAATTGTCCAGCAGGTAAACCACACCTTTCAAACAAAAGACCCGATCTTATTAAAATACTTGGATATTGTTCATCAACTGTTACAAAATTTTTCAACAATAGACATCATTCATATTCCTAGGGAACAAAACCATAGAGCAGATATTCTGTCAAAATTAGCAACTACACAGACAAACACCACTACCCTCCTACAGTCAACACTAGATAGGCCGAGCATTGACACACATAACGTTCTAAACATTGCTGATAAAGAAAATTGGCAACAACCTTACATTCAATACCTCCGTTCGGGAACAATTCCGAGCTACATTGACAATAAGGCTAAATTTAGAAGACAGGCTTCATATTACACACTGTTAAATGATAACCTGTACAGGCGAGGATACTCTCGACCTCTATTAAAATGTCTGAACAGGGCAGATGCCGAACTTGTACTATCAGAAACACACGAGGGAATCTGTGGAATACACTCTGGAGCTCGAAGCCTATCACAGAAAATCCTTCGAGCCGGTTTCTACTGGCCAACGATATGGGAAGATAGCAAACACAAGGTCAGAACATGCGATAATTGTCAGCGACATTCGCCGACCATTCATCTACCAGCAGAACATCTTCATCATTCAACGGTAAGCTGGCCATTCGAAAAATGGGGAATCGATATTCTAGGACCTTTCCCCACTGCTCCAAGACAGGTAAAATACTTGGTAGTGGCAATTGATTACTTTTCCAAGTGGATTGAAGCACAACCTTTGGCAAAAATCACATCCGCACAAATGATAAGCTTCATTTGGAAAAACATAATATGCAGATTTGGCATACCGAGTAATATTATAACTGACAATGGCCGTCAATTTATCGACCAAAGTTTTAAAGCTtttttgcagaatcttaaaatAAAACAGCATTTCTCTTCAGTCGAACATCCACAGTCAAACGGATTAGCAGAAGCAGCCAATAAGGTTATTCTCCAGGCTTTAAGGAAAAAGTTAGACGATGCAAAAGGCTTATGGGCCGAGCTCGTACCAGAAGTGTTATGGGCATATAATACTACCGTTCATTCAACAACTAAAGAAAGCCCATTCCGTTTGGTATACGGATCTGAAGCCATGATCCCCATAGAAGTCTCACATGGCTCCATGCGAACGATGGCCAAAGAGCATGACCAAGCTCGGCAAGCAGAGCTCGATCTAATCGAGGAAATACGAGAAACAGCAGCTATTCGACACCGAGCACTGCAACAACAACTCAGCCGACGATATGGGCAGAAAGTAAGACCGAGGACCTTTAACACTGGTGACTTGGTACTCAGAAAAACCGAACAAACCCGCCGACCTCCTTCTCATGGGAAACTTGCTGCAACATGGGATGGTCCCTACAAAATAGCTGAAGTCCTCGGCAGAGGGGCGTACAAGTTGGAAGACATTAATGGCACTCAACTTCCTAGCACATGGAACGTCGGCTCCCTAAAGAGCTACTACAGTTAG
- the LOC130975824 gene encoding uncharacterized protein LOC130975824: MADVPPPTPSELLRMVTELQQANQRMAEENQRMQNQIAQLEQARLEHQNHDHENNERTHVSETPQSDNEENPRHDETQPDNEEEQPDNSAGPFTADIMNFQLPRQFTLPTTLTPYDGLGDPKQHVKKFRSIMIVNGASDPILCRCFPSFLDGPALDWFCSLPADSISRFQELAAQFEDHFAASAIYLHDSDYLTTIKQGAQESLKDYITRFTKVAMRIPDLHPEVHLHAIKSGLRPGKFQETIAVTKPKTLAEFREKAKGQIDVEELRQARKTERSATNKDDDKPRDSRKAFKPVPRYDSYTKFNTKRDDIIKEILNSKLIKPPRKAGNYPESKGVDRSKYCTFHQKHGHTTDECIIAKDLLERLARQGHLDKFIAGQMQKNTTPTPDASAAGTSSKGKDKAPAQPRGVINCISGGYAGGGHTSSARKRTYRAMLAITDAPSHPRLPTNISEVTFRPTDFNSADVNLDDPVVISIQLGDLIVKKVLLDPGSSADVLFFTTFEKMKLSNNILQPYMGDLVGFSGERVPVLGSVWLQTTLGEQPLHKTQDIQYLVVDCLSPYNVILGRPFLNKFAAIVSTVHLCVKFPVQDNVIATVHGDLQEARQCYNTSLKPPKKVGQSHVNSIKSEQITISELDPRADFQDRPTPNEELTKIILKDDPLKFTFVGTSMTPEDTKNLTSFL, from the coding sequence ATGGCTGACGTTCCCCCGCCAACACCATCCGAACTTCTGAGGATGGTGACTGAACTCCAACAAGCAAATCAGCGAATGGCAGAGGAAAACCAGAGAATGCAAAACCAAATCGCACAATTAGAACAGGCTCGCCTAGAGCATCAAAATCACGATCATGAAAATAACGAACGAACTCATGTCTCCGAGACGCCGCAGAGCGACAATGAAGAAAATCCGCGCCATGATGAAACCCAACCCGATAACGAAGAAGAACAACCCGACAACTCGGCAGGACCATTCACAGCAGATATAATGAACTTCCAACTCCCCCGACAATTCACTCTGCCGACGACTTTAACCCCATACGACGGGTTGGGTGACCCAAAACAGCACGTCAAGAAGTTCCGATCTATCATGATCGTTAACGGTGCATCTGACCCAATTCTTTGTCGATGTTTTCCATCTTTTTTAGACGGTCCTGCACTTGACTGGTTCTGTTCTTTGCCTGCAGATTCGATATCTCGTTTTCAGGAGCTGGCCGCCCAATTTGAGGATCATTTTGCAGCATCCGCAATATATCTCCACGATTCTGATTACTTGACGACCATAAAACAGGGAGCACAAGAAAGTCTGAAGGACTATATCACCCGCTTTACAAAGGTCGCCATGAGAATTCCCGACCTCCATCCAGAAGTTCATTTGCACGCCATAAAAAGCGGCCTTCGCCCTGGCAAATTCCAAGAAACTATTGCAGTAACCAAGCCAAaaaccttagccgaatttcgtGAAAAGGCTAAGGGTCAGATCGATGTTGAAGAACTCAGACAAGCAAGGAAAACGGAAAGATCGGCAACGAATAAGGACGACGATAAACCTCGGGATAGCAGAAAAGCATTTAAGCCGGTTCCACGATATGACTCATACaccaaattcaatacaaaaagGGATGATATCATAAAGGAGATATTAAATTCCAAACTAATCAAGCCTCCTCGCAAAGCTGGCAATTACCCCGAGTCAAAGGGCGTCGACAGATCAAAGTATTGCACCTTTCACCAGAAACACGGACACACCACCGACGAATGTATCATCGCCAAAGATCTCCTCGAGCGGCTAGCAAGACAAGGACATCTCGATAAATTTATTGCAGGGCAGATGCAGAAAAACACTACCCCCACACCAGACGCATCAGCAGCTGGCACCTCCTCAAAAGGAAAGGACAAAGCACCGGCACAACCTAGAGGGGTAATAAACTGTATCTCAGGGGGCTATGCTGGAGGAGGACACACAAGCTCAGCCAGAAAGCGTACTTACAGGGCTATGCTAGCAATTACAGATGCCCCAAGCCATCCTCGGCTGCCGACGAACATTTCAGAAGTAACCTTCAGACCAACCGACTTCAACAGTGCCGATGTCAATCTAGACGACCCTGTTGTCATCTCAATTCAGCTGGGAGACCTGATAGTGAAGAAAGTTTTACTCGACCCAGGAAGCAGTGCAGATGTTCTATTTTTCACCACCTTTGAAAAGATGAAGCTGAGTAACAACATTCTGCAGCCATACATGGGAGACCTGGTTGGATTTTCAGGAGAACGAGTTCCTGTACTCGGATCAGTGTGGTTACAAACCACACTCGGTGAGCAACCATTACACAAAACACAGGATATTCAGTATCTTGTGGTCGACTGTCTTAGCCCATACAACGTTATATTAGGCAGACCATTTTTAAACAAATTCGCTGCAATTGTTTCTACTGTTCACCTCTGTGTTAAGTTCCCCGTGCAGGACAATGTCATAGCTACAGTTCACGGAGATCTCCAGGAGGCGAGGCAATGCTACAACACAAGCCTAAAGCCACCCAAAAAAGTCGGACAGTCACATGTCAACTCTATAAAGTCGGAACAGATAACAATATCCGAACTTGACCCACGGGCCGACTTTCAGGACCGGCCTACGCCAAACGAGGAGTTGacaaaaatcattttaaaagaCGATCCACTAAAATTTACTTTTGTAGGTACTTCCATGACTCCAGAAGATACGAAAAATCTGACAAGCttcctatag